One Triticum dicoccoides isolate Atlit2015 ecotype Zavitan chromosome 5B, WEW_v2.0, whole genome shotgun sequence genomic window carries:
- the LOC119311690 gene encoding receptor like protein 29-like translates to MASSSSLLSAGVSILLIQAVAVSVGVATAGDAPAQLPRSELAAIFRVMADLLGDPTWPQLHPRPCTDTPWPGLQCELAPDDSTRLRATRLHFGPDVSTPPCRPGARLAAPAILGLPHLRTLSLFGCFVDAGPVELPTALFTNASSLEQLVLKSNPGLTGRIPATLTNLKSLQVLSLSQNGFHGEIPRELGGLTALQQLDLSYNNITGEIPDEIGGMASLSILDLSWNGISGGVPAALGGLKMLQKADLSYNWLAGVVPPEVGSLKELVFLDLSHNGLAGPLPASLAGLAKLQYLLLQDNPIGTAVPAVVGSLRRLQVLGLSGCNLTGPIPRGAFAALGSLMALSLDRNRLDGPIPASLGALPHLGQLNLSQNRLAGEIALPVEFVARLGRRLDVRGNEELCVGQGRYGGLQASYLRAPPCVGRGSTNGTAALDEGAAGVYGPVVGLVCHLLVLLALKL, encoded by the exons atggcttcttcttcttccctcctctcggccggcgtctccatcctcctgatCCAAGCCGTGGCGGTGAGCGTCGGCGTGGCCACCGCGGGAGACGCGCCGGCGCAGCTGCCGCGGTCGGAGCTGGCGGCGATCTTCAGGGTGATGGCCGACCTCCTCGGCGACCCGACGTGGCCGCAGCTCCACCCGCGGCCCTGCACAGACACGCCCTGGCCGGGCCTCCAGTGCGAGCTCGCCCCCGACGACAGCACCCGCCTCCGCGCCACCCGCCTCCATTtcggccccgacgtctccaccccgcCGTGCAGGCCCGGCGCCAGGCTCGCCGCCCCCGCGATCCTTGGCCTGCCCCACCTCAGGACCCTCTCCCTCTTCGGCTGCTTCGTCGACGCCGGCCCCGTCGAGCTGCCGACGGCGCTCTTCACCAACGCCTCCTCCCTCGAGCAGCTCGTTCTCAAGTCCAACCCGGGCCTGACCGGCCGGATACCGGCAACCTTGACCAACCTGAAGAGCCTGCAAGTGCTTAGCCTGTCCCAGAACGGCTTCCACGGTGAGATCCCCAGGGAGCTCGGCGGCCTCACCGCGTTGCAGCAGCTCGACCTCAGCTACAACAACATCACCGGCGAG ATACCGGATGAGATTGGAGGCATGGCGAGCCTGTCCATCCTGGACCTGAGCTGGAACGGCATCAGCGGCGGCGTGCCGGCGGCATTGGGTGGCCTGAAGATGCTGCAGAAGGCGGACCTGAGCTACAACTGGCTCGCCGGCGTGGTGCCACCGGAGGTCGGGTCCCTGAAGGAGCTGGTGTTCCTGGACCTGAGCCACAACGGGCTCGCGGGCCCGCTGCCAGCTTCCCTTGCCGGGCTGGCGAAGCTGCAGTACCTGCTCCTGCAGGACAACCCCATCGGCACGGCGGTGCCGGCGGTGGTCGGGTCGCTGCGGCGGCTGCAGGTGCTGGGCCTGTCGGGGTGCAACCTGACGGGGCCGATCCCGCGGGGCGCGTTCGCGGCGCTGGGGAGCCTGATGGCGCTGTCGCTGGACCGGAACCGGCTGGACGGGCCGATCCCGGCGAGCCTCGGCGCGCTGCCGCACCTGGGGCAGCTCAACCTGAGCCAGAACCGGCTCGCCGGGGAGATCGCCCTGCCGGTCGAGTTCGTGGCGCGGCTCGGCAGGCGGCTCGACGTGCGCGGCAACGAGGAGCTGTGCGTCGGTCAGGGAAGGTACGGCGGGCTGCAGGCCAGCTACCTCAGGGCGCCGCCGTGCGTGGGACGGGGGAGCACCAACGGGACGGCCGCGCTGGACGAGGGCGCCGCGGGGGTTTACGGACCAGTCGTTGGGCTGGTGTGCCACCTTCTTGTGTTGTTGGCACTCAAGCTGTGA